Proteins from one Acidiphilium multivorum AIU301 genomic window:
- a CDS encoding murein hydrolase activator EnvC family protein translates to MPLAARRLAATAALLVAALAAGAARADQLGTARSRLDQANAAAQRHRAAAAAAARAEAMAAARRKALLAQEITANAALRATEDKTAQVVARLADLTTKTQAAKAELDADSAAIAPLLPLITRLALHPAATLIASGAAPGKAAEGALAMQGITRQIAARARALRAARRRYRKLAVELAGQKARMVAAVARQKAGDAALRAAIAAVGAAESRASLQRQAEARKAAAAAGQAHDLVGVISRLERARAAAARQEAAARIAPATPKALAGAPVAGKLVRAFASATATGPATGDTFAAAPGAVVSATCGGNVVFAKPFASYGKLMIIDCGGGYDFVMAGFQQFDVSVGQHVEPGQPVGRMPAFDVHNPGNQPRLYVELRHDGKAVDPASRFGSGPGER, encoded by the coding sequence ATGCCACTGGCCGCGCGCCGCCTCGCCGCGACTGCCGCGCTGTTGGTCGCAGCACTCGCCGCCGGCGCGGCGCGGGCCGACCAGCTCGGCACGGCGCGCAGCCGGCTCGATCAGGCGAACGCGGCAGCGCAACGCCATCGAGCGGCGGCGGCGGCGGCGGCAAGGGCGGAGGCCATGGCGGCAGCGCGTCGGAAAGCCCTGCTGGCCCAGGAAATCACCGCCAACGCCGCGTTGCGCGCCACCGAGGACAAGACAGCGCAGGTCGTCGCCCGCCTCGCCGACCTCACCACGAAAACGCAGGCGGCCAAGGCGGAACTCGATGCCGATTCGGCCGCCATCGCGCCGCTCCTGCCGCTCATCACCCGCCTCGCCTTGCACCCGGCGGCGACCCTGATCGCGTCCGGTGCGGCGCCCGGCAAGGCGGCCGAGGGCGCGCTGGCGATGCAGGGAATCACGCGGCAGATCGCCGCCCGCGCCCGGGCGCTGCGGGCGGCGCGGCGGCGCTATCGGAAGCTTGCGGTGGAACTGGCCGGACAGAAGGCACGGATGGTGGCGGCGGTGGCCCGCCAGAAGGCGGGCGACGCGGCGCTGCGGGCGGCCATTGCCGCGGTCGGGGCCGCGGAAAGCCGCGCATCCCTGCAACGCCAGGCCGAGGCCCGGAAAGCCGCCGCGGCGGCCGGACAGGCGCATGACCTCGTCGGCGTCATCTCCCGCCTCGAGCGCGCCCGCGCCGCCGCGGCGCGGCAGGAAGCCGCCGCGCGCATCGCACCGGCAACACCGAAAGCGCTTGCCGGCGCGCCGGTCGCCGGCAAGCTGGTCCGTGCCTTCGCCAGCGCCACGGCCACCGGCCCGGCCACCGGCGATACCTTCGCCGCGGCTCCCGGCGCCGTGGTCAGCGCCACGTGCGGCGGCAACGTGGTGTTCGCGAAGCCCTTCGCCAGCTATGGCAAGCTGATGATCATCGACTGCGGCGGCGGATACGATTTCGTGATGGCGGGGTTCCAGCAGTTCGATGTATCGGTAGGCCAGCATGTCGAGCCCGGCCAGCCCGTCGGACGGATGCCGGCATTCGATGTGCACAATCCGGGAAACCAGCCGCGCCTCTATGTCGAGCTGCGGCACGACGGGAAGGCGGTCGACCCGGCGTCACGATTCGGTTCCGGGCCGGGGGAACGCTGA
- a CDS encoding S41 family peptidase — protein MKLRTSLLITATFAVGIGVGMVAPAVHDALAGVRQSDETYRQLGLFENIFQRIRADYVVPEPSKKLIYDAMNGMLTGLDPHSAYMNAQQYKDMKAETSGQFGGLGIEVTEAGGFIKVITPIDGTPAAKAGIKPGDLIVAIDGKPMVGVTLDKAVDRMRGPAGSKIDITIKRPGVDKPVHVTLTRAIIHVHAVKTALYGDVGYLRLASFSENANRDIRRGVAKLKAESHGKVDAYILDLRNNPGGLLDQGIAVADDFLNTGEIVSTHGRHQSDDQVWYAHDGDITGGKPIVVLVNSGTASAAEIVSAALQQNRRAVVMGTRTFGKGSVQTIFTIPGHGALRMTTALYYTPSGKSLQDYGVEPDLVVHETNNPKDHFPKIRESNMPHAFRNPSGLKAPILPPKLVLPAVAKTIAPRPPASWPKFEPKHPNTDYQLQMALKLVRAMATNRVGASQADVAH, from the coding sequence ATGAAGTTGAGGACCTCTCTGTTGATCACGGCCACGTTCGCGGTCGGCATCGGCGTCGGCATGGTGGCGCCCGCGGTGCATGATGCCCTGGCCGGCGTTCGCCAGAGCGACGAGACCTATCGCCAGCTGGGTCTGTTCGAGAACATCTTCCAGCGGATCCGGGCCGACTACGTGGTGCCCGAACCCTCGAAAAAGCTGATCTACGATGCGATGAACGGCATGCTGACGGGGCTCGACCCGCACAGCGCCTACATGAACGCCCAGCAGTACAAGGACATGAAGGCCGAGACCTCCGGCCAATTCGGCGGGCTCGGCATCGAGGTGACCGAGGCGGGCGGCTTCATCAAGGTGATCACCCCCATCGACGGCACACCGGCCGCCAAGGCCGGAATCAAGCCCGGCGATCTGATCGTGGCGATCGACGGCAAACCGATGGTCGGCGTGACGCTGGACAAGGCGGTCGACCGGATGCGCGGCCCGGCCGGCAGCAAGATCGATATCACGATCAAGCGCCCCGGCGTCGACAAGCCGGTGCACGTCACCCTGACCCGCGCGATCATCCATGTCCACGCGGTCAAGACGGCGCTTTACGGCGATGTCGGCTATCTGCGCCTCGCCAGCTTCTCCGAGAACGCGAATCGCGACATTCGCCGCGGCGTGGCGAAGCTCAAGGCCGAAAGCCACGGCAAGGTGGACGCCTATATCCTCGACCTTCGCAACAATCCCGGCGGTCTGCTCGACCAGGGCATCGCCGTGGCCGATGATTTCCTCAACACCGGCGAGATCGTCTCAACCCATGGCCGGCACCAGTCCGACGATCAGGTCTGGTACGCCCATGACGGCGACATCACCGGCGGCAAGCCGATCGTCGTGCTGGTGAATTCCGGCACCGCCTCGGCGGCGGAAATCGTCAGCGCGGCACTCCAGCAGAACCGCCGCGCGGTGGTGATGGGCACCCGCACCTTCGGCAAGGGCTCGGTGCAGACCATCTTCACCATCCCCGGCCACGGCGCGCTGCGAATGACCACGGCGCTCTACTACACGCCCTCCGGCAAGTCGCTGCAGGATTACGGCGTCGAGCCCGACCTCGTCGTGCACGAGACGAACAATCCGAAGGATCATTTCCCGAAGATTCGCGAGTCGAACATGCCGCACGCCTTCCGCAACCCCTCGGGCCTGAAGGCGCCGATCCTGCCGCCGAAGCTGGTGCTGCCGGCCGTCGCGAAGACGATCGCGCCACGGCCGCCGGCCAGCTGGCCGAAATTCGAGCCGAAGCACCCGAACACCGACTACCAGCTCCAGATGGCGCTGAAGCTGGTCCGCGCCATGGCAACAAACCGGGTTGGCGCCAGCCAGGCGGATGTGGCGCACTGA
- a CDS encoding divergent polysaccharide deacetylase family protein — protein MPPFRIARSVKLFWAGVAAAALIGAVVLQVIGPPDHDTAMLTGPVLHRSGSAIPPPNPALLVASKANPAWKIPHPAPDGMTPMRYYAAAAPVPVPQGLHPVAVMMGGIGEARQASRDAIRSLPPAVSLALTPYGPHLRSVVAAARAAGHETLMGIPMQTDREPAITEGDEALRGSELDPVNLKHLDWALSRSAGYVGVTDEIGMSVDETYLTQLLNRHWLGKQLRPTGLLLVTASQGSGVPSGVPGRVADVVIHPEMSVDEQRAALKRLAATAVASGSALGVISSPTADDIAVLAQWCQGLKADGLVLVPVSALVAARGAQ, from the coding sequence ATGCCGCCGTTCCGGATTGCGCGTTCGGTCAAGCTGTTCTGGGCCGGAGTCGCCGCCGCTGCGCTGATCGGCGCGGTCGTGCTGCAGGTAATCGGCCCGCCAGACCACGACACGGCCATGCTCACCGGCCCGGTCCTGCATCGCAGCGGCAGCGCGATCCCGCCTCCCAACCCGGCGCTGCTGGTCGCATCGAAAGCCAACCCGGCCTGGAAGATTCCGCATCCGGCGCCAGACGGGATGACGCCGATGCGTTATTACGCGGCCGCGGCGCCGGTCCCGGTGCCGCAAGGTCTGCATCCCGTGGCGGTAATGATGGGCGGCATCGGCGAGGCTCGGCAGGCGAGCCGCGATGCCATCCGCTCGCTGCCGCCCGCCGTCTCGCTCGCGCTCACGCCGTATGGACCGCACCTGCGTTCGGTGGTCGCGGCCGCCCGTGCCGCCGGGCACGAGACCCTGATGGGCATTCCGATGCAGACCGATCGCGAGCCCGCCATCACCGAGGGTGACGAGGCGTTGCGCGGCTCGGAACTCGATCCGGTCAACCTCAAGCACCTCGACTGGGCGCTGTCGCGAAGTGCCGGCTATGTGGGCGTCACCGACGAGATCGGCATGTCGGTCGACGAGACCTATCTCACCCAGTTGCTGAACCGCCACTGGCTCGGCAAGCAGCTGCGCCCGACGGGCCTCCTTCTTGTCACGGCATCGCAGGGCAGCGGCGTGCCCTCCGGCGTTCCCGGACGGGTGGCGGACGTGGTGATCCATCCCGAAATGAGCGTCGACGAACAGCGCGCGGCGCTGAAGCGGCTGGCGGCGACGGCGGTTGCGAGCGGCAGCGCGCTCGGCGTGATATCCTCGCCCACCGCGGATGACATCGCCGTGCTCGCCCAGTGGTGCCAGGGGCTGAAGGCGGACGGCCTGGTCCTCGTTCCGGTCAGCGCGCTGGTCGCGGCACGGGGCGCGCAATGA
- a CDS encoding RNA pyrophosphohydrolase, which translates to MTGATALPYRSNVGAALFSRAGKILVARRADLGPDAAYQWQLPQGGIDGDEDPAAAVLRELDEEIGTTAVELLGEIPEWLSYDFPPDVVAKFGARHRGQRQRWFALRFLGTDDMIRLDAHAHPEFDEWRWTELSSIPALAVPFKRPIYERLARDFARFAKTDGA; encoded by the coding sequence ATGACCGGCGCGACCGCCCTGCCCTACCGGAGCAATGTCGGCGCCGCGCTGTTCAGTCGCGCGGGCAAGATCCTGGTCGCGCGCCGGGCCGATCTCGGCCCCGACGCCGCCTATCAGTGGCAGCTGCCGCAGGGCGGGATCGACGGCGACGAAGATCCGGCCGCCGCCGTGCTGCGCGAGCTGGACGAGGAGATCGGCACCACCGCGGTCGAGCTGCTCGGCGAAATCCCCGAATGGCTCAGCTATGATTTCCCGCCTGACGTGGTGGCGAAATTCGGCGCGCGGCATCGCGGGCAGCGGCAAAGGTGGTTCGCGCTGCGCTTTCTCGGCACCGACGACATGATCCGCCTCGACGCCCACGCGCATCCCGAATTCGATGAATGGCGATGGACGGAGCTTTCCTCCATCCCGGCGCTGGCGGTGCCTTTCAAGCGACCTATTTACGAGCGCCTCGCGCGGGATTTCGCGCGGTTCGCCAAAACGGACGGAGCATGA